The following are encoded in a window of Chloroflexota bacterium genomic DNA:
- a CDS encoding FAD/NAD(P)-binding protein: MKQQNPFLPYLATLSDVVDLTPDVRLFKIELNDPEVKAGFDYKPGQFIFVSAFGTGESPFGLTSVAYRKGPLEVAVRKVGTVTASLHELEPGAAVGVRGPFGNYFPLDSFKGKNIHIIGGGIGFAPLRPVVLSILDHRADFGDLFILNGARTPQDLVFATEFDTWAASPRTKLELTVDAGDKSWTGRVALIPSVIKELKLSPANAIAIICGPPIMIRFTLVELKKLGFADGQIVTTLEGKMKCGLGKCARCNVGEKYICQDGPVFTLEQISKLLEPV; the protein is encoded by the coding sequence GTGAAACAACAAAATCCTTTTCTGCCTTATCTAGCCACGCTGAGTGATGTGGTTGACCTGACGCCTGACGTGAGGCTTTTCAAGATTGAACTGAATGACCCGGAAGTGAAGGCAGGGTTTGACTATAAGCCAGGGCAATTTATCTTTGTCTCTGCCTTCGGCACCGGAGAGTCCCCCTTTGGGCTAACTTCAGTGGCGTACCGCAAAGGCCCGCTGGAGGTGGCGGTGAGAAAGGTGGGCACCGTTACCGCTTCCCTGCATGAGCTGGAACCGGGGGCTGCTGTGGGCGTCAGGGGGCCCTTTGGAAACTACTTCCCACTTGATAGTTTCAAGGGCAAGAACATTCACATTATCGGCGGCGGCATCGGTTTTGCGCCGCTGCGGCCTGTTGTCCTCAGTATCCTGGACCACAGGGCTGACTTTGGGGACCTGTTTATTCTCAATGGGGCCCGTACCCCGCAGGACCTGGTCTTTGCCACCGAATTTGATACCTGGGCAGCGTCGCCCAGAACGAAGCTGGAATTGACCGTCGATGCCGGTGACAAGAGTTGGACCGGCCGGGTGGCACTCATCCCGTCCGTGATCAAGGAATTGAAGCTTTCTCCGGCTAATGCCATTGCCATCATCTGCGGCCCCCCGATCATGATCCGTTTCACCCTCGTTGAATTGAAGAAGCTGGGCTTTGCCGATGGCCAGATTGTCACCACTCTGGAAGGCAAGATGAAGTGCGGTCTGGGCAAGTGCGCCCGGTGCAATGTGGGCGAGAAGTATATCTGCCAGGATGGGCCTGTCTTCACGCTGGAGCAGATATCGAAGCTCCTTGAGCCGGTTTAG
- a CDS encoding 4Fe-4S dicluster domain-containing protein gives MNKFISKKDLLSWLGKLRETRRLIAPTRVEDLTLFKEVSRVEDIVFDYQNTDLPPKQFLFPATETIFSIEKKDGRVELVPAKVEKETVIFGVRPCDAKGILTLGMPFLEEPGDPLFREHREKTILVGISCLTACPECFCASMGSAPDDPSGMDIMLTGVKDGYLIQVLTDKGKALMPDSLLSSVDTPKPPAPQVSTVPSKGITEKMRQAFDDPYWGRVADRCLHCNVCSYVCPTCYCFDVRDYGGKNKTERVRSWESCQSPGFSKIAGGYDPRANKGTRMRQRFAHKLLYFPEHFGTMHCIGCGRCVRACPVNIDIREIIQDVQKLGVKEK, from the coding sequence ATGAACAAATTCATATCCAAGAAAGACCTGCTCTCCTGGCTTGGTAAACTACGTGAGACCCGCCGCCTTATAGCGCCAACCAGGGTGGAGGATCTGACCCTTTTCAAAGAGGTCAGCCGGGTAGAAGACATTGTCTTCGATTATCAAAATACCGATCTGCCCCCGAAGCAGTTTCTCTTCCCCGCCACCGAGACGATATTCAGCATTGAGAAGAAGGATGGACGGGTGGAACTCGTGCCTGCGAAGGTAGAGAAGGAAACGGTTATCTTTGGCGTGCGCCCCTGCGATGCTAAAGGCATTCTCACACTGGGTATGCCCTTCCTTGAGGAGCCGGGGGATCCTCTTTTCCGTGAGCACCGCGAGAAGACCATCCTTGTCGGAATATCCTGCCTCACAGCCTGCCCCGAGTGCTTCTGCGCCAGCATGGGCAGTGCCCCGGACGACCCCTCCGGCATGGATATCATGCTTACGGGGGTGAAGGACGGATATCTGATTCAGGTGCTCACCGATAAGGGCAAAGCCCTGATGCCGGATTCACTATTGTCGTCGGTGGATACACCGAAGCCGCCGGCTCCGCAGGTATCCACTGTTCCCAGCAAGGGCATCACAGAGAAAATGCGCCAGGCATTCGACGATCCATACTGGGGGCGGGTAGCCGATAGATGCCTGCACTGCAACGTATGCTCCTATGTTTGTCCCACCTGCTACTGCTTCGATGTGCGTGACTACGGCGGCAAGAATAAGACCGAGCGCGTGCGCAGTTGGGAAAGCTGCCAGTCCCCCGGGTTCAGCAAGATCGCTGGCGGTTATGACCCGCGGGCTAACAAAGGCACCAGGATGAGACAGAGGTTTGCCCATAAACTCCTTTACTTCCCGGAGCATTTTGGTACCATGCACTGCATTGGTTGCGGCAGGTGTGTCAGAGCCTGCCCGGTGAATATAGACATCCGTGAGATAATTCAGGACGTTCAGAAACTGGGAGTGAAAGAAAAGTGA
- a CDS encoding 4Fe-4S binding protein, whose translation MNPSEQIRAKAKELLDSKTVDCVIGYERSTDGKNARPLFVYSSKDADRLIFDQTCAQDLVRYLLNRKDKVTGIVVKPCDSRAINLLLNEHQIQRDKVYIIGIACSGVAKTDWNKTSDKLRDACQICQQHKLVVYDFLVGEAKAEPAAEAYPDIKSMEEKSPGERRAFWEEQFSRCIRCYACRQVCPGCYCSECFVERLDPLWVGIRIAPGENEMWNTMRAFHLAGRCIGCNACELVCPVNIPLSLLNRKLEKDVQTLFKFQSGIDADAPPPFAAFQKDEKLGVAE comes from the coding sequence ATGAACCCGAGTGAACAGATTCGTGCCAAAGCCAAGGAACTTCTGGATAGCAAGACGGTAGACTGTGTCATCGGCTACGAGCGGTCTACGGATGGGAAAAACGCCCGTCCACTGTTTGTTTACAGCTCGAAGGATGCTGACAGGCTCATCTTTGATCAGACCTGTGCGCAGGATCTGGTGAGGTACCTCCTCAACCGCAAGGACAAGGTCACCGGCATCGTGGTCAAGCCGTGCGATTCCCGGGCGATCAACCTGCTGCTCAATGAACATCAGATTCAGCGGGATAAGGTGTACATCATCGGCATCGCCTGCTCCGGGGTAGCCAAGACTGATTGGAATAAGACCAGTGATAAGTTGAGGGATGCCTGCCAGATCTGCCAGCAGCACAAGCTGGTGGTTTACGATTTCCTGGTGGGAGAAGCTAAGGCGGAGCCTGCTGCAGAGGCTTATCCGGATATCAAATCCATGGAAGAGAAATCGCCGGGGGAGAGAAGGGCTTTCTGGGAGGAGCAGTTCAGCCGTTGCATCCGCTGTTACGCTTGCCGTCAGGTTTGCCCGGGATGCTATTGCAGCGAGTGTTTTGTGGAGCGCCTTGACCCCCTGTGGGTTGGCATCAGGATAGCCCCGGGAGAGAACGAGATGTGGAATACGATGCGGGCCTTCCATCTTGCGGGACGCTGCATCGGCTGCAACGCCTGCGAGCTCGTCTGCCCGGTCAATATCCCGCTCAGTCTGCTTAACCGTAAGCTGGAAAAGGATGTGCAGACGCTCTTCAAGTTCCAGTCAGGCATTGATGCCGATGCTCCACCACCCTTTGCCGCTTTCCAAAAAGACGAGAAGCTGGGGGTTGCCGAATGA
- a CDS encoding hydrogenase iron-sulfur subunit, with translation MAVDYQPRIVGFLCNWCSYAGADMAGTSRITYPPNIRIIRVPCSGRVDPLLVVKAFQLGADGVLIAGCHPGDCHYTEGNYYARRRFALLRPFLDYLGIESGRFRIEWVSASEGKRFSQVVSSFTSELIKLGPRKALVPEAVS, from the coding sequence ATGGCAGTAGATTATCAACCAAGGATTGTTGGATTCCTGTGCAACTGGTGCAGCTACGCTGGTGCTGACATGGCAGGCACCAGCCGGATCACGTACCCTCCCAATATCCGCATCATACGCGTGCCTTGCTCCGGGAGGGTGGATCCGCTGCTGGTGGTGAAGGCCTTCCAGTTGGGGGCTGATGGTGTCCTGATTGCCGGCTGTCACCCTGGCGACTGTCACTATACTGAAGGCAACTATTATGCCCGCCGCCGCTTTGCCCTGCTGCGTCCCTTCCTCGATTACCTGGGCATTGAAAGCGGCAGGTTCCGGATCGAATGGGTCTCCGCCTCGGAGGGGAAGAGGTTTTCCCAGGTGGTGTCTTCATTCACCAGTGAATTGATTAAGCTTGGGCCGAGGAAAGCCCTGGTGCCGGAGGCCGTATCATGA